The region AGAACCGGGCGTTCGGGCTGGGCCGCGACGTCGCCCGGGCGCTGCACGAGCGCCTCGGCGAGAAGATCATCCAATTGCCGCTGGGCTGGTTCACCCCGGAGCGCACCGGCGAGCTCAGCCGGCTCGCCAGCCAGAGCGTGCTGCAACTGATGAGCGTGCCGGCCCACCTGCTGCGTCCGGTCGTGACCGCCGTGGTCACCCCGACCGTGGTGGGGGTGACGCTGCTGGTCGTCGAACCACGGCTGGGCCTGGCCGTGGTGCTCGCCCTGCCGCTGCTCGTCCTGGTGCTGCGGGCGAGCAACCGCGCGGTGGCGGGTGCCGACGCCGACCGACACCGGACCATGGACGACGCCGCCGCCCGGCTCGTCGAGTACGCACAGGCACAGCCGCTCCTGCGGGCCTTCGGCCGGACCGCAGGTGAGCACCGCCTGCTCGACGACGCCCTGGTGGCGCAGAGCCGGACCGATCACGCCCTGCTGCGCCGGGCGGTGCCGGGGATCGTGGCCTTCGCCTTCTCGGTCCGGGCGCTGCTCGGCGTCGTCCTGCTCGCTGGCGTACACCTCGCGCTCGGCGGCCGGCTCGACGCCGCCACCCTGGTCGCGGTACTCGTGCTGGCCGTCCGATTGAGCGAGCCGCTGGGCACCGCCGCCGAATCAGGTGCCTCGCTCCGCCTCGCGGCCAACCAGCTCGCCGCGGTGAACCGGGTGCTGGGCGCCGCGACCCTGCCCGAACCCGTCCAGCCTCGGCAGCCCGGGTCCGCCGAGGTGGTCTTCGACAACGTCCACTTCGCGTACGACGACCGACCGGTGCTGCGCGGCGTCAGTTTCCGCCTGCCCGAGCGAAGCATGACGGCCCTGGTCGGACCCTCCGGTGGGGGCAAGACCAC is a window of Micromonospora sp. WMMD961 DNA encoding:
- a CDS encoding ABC transporter ATP-binding protein, whose protein sequence is MIRAMAAALGPAHAGPLRRLVVLAVAAATAQGIAYALLVPLLRATLGDRPAAALPWLAGFAAAVAVFAALAWTAQNRAFGLGRDVARALHERLGEKIIQLPLGWFTPERTGELSRLASQSVLQLMSVPAHLLRPVVTAVVTPTVVGVTLLVVEPRLGLAVVLALPLLVLVLRASNRAVAGADADRHRTMDDAAARLVEYAQAQPLLRAFGRTAGEHRLLDDALVAQSRTDHALLRRAVPGIVAFAFSVRALLGVVLLAGVHLALGGRLDAATLVAVLVLAVRLSEPLGTAAESGASLRLAANQLAAVNRVLGAATLPEPVQPRQPGSAEVVFDNVHFAYDDRPVLRGVSFRLPERSMTALVGPSGGGKTTVARLLARFWDTDAGTVLIGGVDVRDIAPADLMARVAFVFQDVYLFDGTLADNIRLGRADATDDEVRDAATTAGLDDVLADLPSGLDTPVGEGGTALSGGQRQRVSIARALLKRAPIVVLDEATAALDPEADAAVRTAVATLSRQATLLVIAHRLHTVRAADQILVLRDGVIAERGNHDDLVDAGGTYASFWRDRTEAEGWRLVGR